A stretch of Myceligenerans xiligouense DNA encodes these proteins:
- a CDS encoding PAS and ANTAR domain-containing protein — protein sequence MSSVEQSPSVVEDRVAGGPLPPPSPGELADALGVGTSLLIGRYCVELTSGDWWWSDEVYAMHGWKRHEVRPSLQALSSRKHPDDRARMVRAVGDALRAGRPFACGHRVVGHDGRTRSLVVVGQGRRNAPAGTREIVGYVVDVTPVQKEALDRRAASVVQHAFVGQAVIEQAKGVVAAVRGVNEATAEQVLRDAAGEVGVPMRVAAEQLIGALRAEERPGVTQAALSRALDAIHPVERPRGRDPLLTRRPRTART from the coding sequence ATGTCTTCCGTCGAACAGTCCCCTTCCGTCGTCGAGGATCGCGTCGCGGGCGGGCCACTCCCACCACCTTCCCCCGGCGAGCTGGCCGACGCGCTGGGCGTCGGCACCAGCCTGCTGATCGGCCGCTACTGCGTCGAACTCACCTCGGGAGACTGGTGGTGGTCGGACGAGGTGTACGCCATGCACGGCTGGAAGCGGCACGAGGTGCGGCCCAGCCTCCAGGCGCTCAGCTCCCGCAAGCACCCGGACGACCGGGCGCGCATGGTCCGCGCCGTCGGTGACGCGCTCCGGGCGGGGCGTCCCTTCGCCTGCGGGCATCGCGTCGTGGGCCACGACGGCCGCACCCGATCTCTCGTGGTGGTGGGGCAGGGACGGCGCAACGCGCCCGCGGGTACCCGGGAGATCGTCGGCTACGTGGTCGACGTGACGCCCGTGCAGAAGGAGGCCCTGGACCGCCGCGCGGCGTCGGTGGTGCAGCACGCCTTTGTCGGCCAGGCGGTGATCGAGCAGGCCAAGGGCGTGGTCGCCGCGGTCCGCGGGGTGAACGAGGCCACGGCGGAACAGGTGCTGCGCGACGCCGCCGGCGAGGTGGGCGTCCCGATGCGCGTGGCGGCCGAACAGCTGATCGGGGCCCTGCGGGCGGAGGAGAGGCCCGGTGTCACGCAGGCCGCCCTGTCGCGGGCGCTGGACGCCATCCATCCGGTCGAGCGTCCCCGTGGCCGCGATCCGCTGCTGACCCGGCGGCCACGCACCGCACGCACGTGA